Proteins encoded by one window of Ramlibacter tataouinensis:
- a CDS encoding fumarylacetoacetate hydrolase family protein encodes MSYVFAAPAVTSVPVLGRAERFPVRRVYCVGRNYVEHAQEMGFTGREPPFFFLKPADAIVPVAQGETGSIPYPTLTKNLHHEIELVVAIGTGGRNIKAADAHKHIFGYGIGLDMTRRDLQGEMKKQGRPWDIGKAYDQSGPMGPITPADQAGDVVNAAIWLQVNGQDRQRSNVSKLIWNIGETIEHLSAAWELAPGDLIFTGTPEGVAAVASGDTLVGGVDGLGELRVRIA; translated from the coding sequence ATGAGCTACGTCTTCGCCGCCCCCGCGGTCACATCCGTTCCGGTGCTGGGCCGCGCCGAGCGCTTCCCGGTCCGCCGCGTCTATTGCGTCGGCCGCAACTACGTCGAGCACGCCCAGGAAATGGGCTTCACCGGCCGCGAGCCGCCCTTCTTCTTCCTCAAGCCGGCCGACGCCATCGTGCCGGTGGCGCAGGGCGAGACCGGTTCCATCCCCTACCCCACGCTCACCAAGAACCTGCACCACGAGATCGAGCTGGTGGTGGCCATCGGCACCGGCGGGCGCAACATCAAGGCCGCCGACGCGCACAAGCACATCTTCGGCTACGGCATCGGCCTGGACATGACGCGCCGCGACCTGCAGGGCGAGATGAAGAAGCAGGGCCGGCCCTGGGACATCGGCAAGGCCTACGACCAGTCCGGCCCGATGGGCCCGATCACCCCGGCGGACCAGGCCGGCGACGTCGTCAACGCCGCGATCTGGCTGCAGGTCAACGGCCAGGACCGCCAGCGCAGCAACGTCTCCAAGCTGATCTGGAACATCGGTGAAACCATCGAGCACCTGTCGGCCGCCTGGGAGCTGGCGCCCGGCGACCTGATCTTCACCGGCACGCCCGAGGGCGTGGCTGCCGTGGCGTCGGGCGACACGCTGGTGGGCGGCGTGGACGGCCTGGGCGAGCTGCGCGTGCGCATCGCCTGA
- the gtdA gene encoding gentisate 1,2-dioxygenase, with product MNAPDAAVQARQQLYRDMDPHNLTPLWEVLHALVPPQPRSPCVPAHWKYDEVRPFLMRAGQAITADEAVRRVLILENPALRGQSAATQSLYAGLQLILPGEVAPSHRHVQSALRFIVEGSGAYTAVDGERTTMHPGDFIITPSWTFHDHGNEADGPVVWLDGLDIPMVRFLDAGFAENDTARSQQVTRAEGSSLARYGHNMVPVRHDAPFGATSPIFSYPYERSRQALEQLERDAPIDAWDGVKLRYVNPLTGGYPMPTMATFMQKLPAGFAGKCWRQTDGAVYSVVEGSGSVEVEAGEQRWRFDFGPRDHFVIPSWHTARLSSPGGCVLFSFSDRPVHQALAIHREERLS from the coding sequence ATGAACGCGCCCGACGCCGCCGTGCAGGCACGGCAGCAGCTGTACCGCGACATGGACCCGCACAACCTGACGCCGCTGTGGGAGGTGCTGCATGCGCTGGTGCCGCCACAGCCGCGCAGCCCCTGCGTGCCCGCCCACTGGAAGTACGACGAGGTGCGTCCCTTCCTCATGCGCGCCGGCCAGGCCATCACGGCGGACGAGGCGGTGCGCCGCGTGCTGATCCTGGAGAACCCGGCGCTGCGCGGCCAGTCCGCCGCCACCCAGTCGCTGTATGCCGGCCTGCAGCTGATCCTGCCAGGCGAAGTGGCGCCAAGCCACCGCCATGTGCAAAGCGCGCTGCGCTTCATCGTCGAAGGCAGCGGCGCCTACACCGCAGTCGATGGCGAGCGCACCACCATGCACCCGGGCGACTTCATCATCACGCCGAGCTGGACCTTCCACGACCACGGCAACGAGGCCGACGGCCCGGTGGTGTGGCTGGACGGGCTGGACATCCCGATGGTGCGTTTCCTCGACGCCGGCTTCGCCGAGAACGACACCGCGCGCTCCCAGCAGGTGACGCGCGCCGAAGGCAGCAGCCTCGCGCGCTATGGCCACAACATGGTGCCGGTGCGCCACGATGCCCCGTTCGGCGCCACCTCGCCGATCTTCAGCTACCCGTACGAGCGCAGCCGCCAGGCGCTGGAGCAACTGGAGCGCGACGCCCCGATCGACGCCTGGGACGGCGTCAAGCTGCGCTACGTGAACCCGCTGACCGGCGGCTACCCGATGCCGACCATGGCCACCTTCATGCAGAAGCTGCCGGCGGGTTTTGCCGGCAAGTGCTGGCGCCAGACCGACGGCGCGGTCTACAGCGTGGTCGAAGGCTCCGGCAGCGTCGAGGTCGAAGCGGGCGAGCAGCGCTGGCGCTTCGACTTCGGGCCGCGCGACCATTTCGTCATCCCGTCCTGGCACACCGCCCGCCTGTCTTCGCCGGGCGGCTGCGTGCTGTTCAGTTTTTCCGACCGGCCGGTGCACCAGGCGCTGGCCATCCACAGAGAAGAAAGGTTGTCATGA
- a CDS encoding FAD-dependent oxidoreductase has translation MPPHSLTEPSRQTPIYGEYDVVVLGGGPAGMAAAVAAAQAGRSTLLVERYGFLGGMGTAAGVTNFCGLHANVHGEIRQVVHGVATELLARIDALGGLNAPHALFGKTVAQAYDTPAYKIAADQLMQSAGVKLLFHALAAGVVMDAPGRIGALLLETKSGRRAVLGRAFIDASGDGDLAAWAGVPYDMGDGAGNFLYPSTLFRLNDIDPQRAGKAWETIPGLMLQAEAEGRHRFPRKTPIVRPQKSGIEWRVNLTQLADERGNALDGTDADALTQAELQGRRQIASVAGFLREVPGFERSYIVDLPAQVGIRETRRMRGLYQLTEADVLGCASFDDTIGVNGWPLELHLKGDVEFRWPPIPQSRGFNHLPYRMVVPQGVDNLWVAGRCASMSHEAQSAARVTGACFVMGQAAGSAADLALSAGSSAAAVDVGALQARLEAHGAWLGRED, from the coding sequence ATGCCGCCCCACAGCCTGACCGAGCCCAGCCGCCAGACCCCGATCTATGGCGAGTACGACGTGGTCGTGCTCGGCGGCGGCCCGGCCGGCATGGCGGCGGCCGTCGCCGCCGCGCAGGCCGGCCGCAGCACCCTGCTGGTGGAGCGCTACGGGTTCCTCGGCGGCATGGGCACCGCCGCCGGCGTCACCAACTTCTGCGGCCTGCACGCCAACGTGCACGGCGAGATCCGCCAGGTGGTGCACGGCGTCGCCACCGAGCTGCTGGCGCGCATCGATGCCCTCGGCGGCCTGAATGCGCCCCATGCCCTGTTCGGCAAGACCGTGGCACAGGCCTACGACACGCCGGCCTACAAGATCGCCGCCGACCAGCTGATGCAGTCGGCCGGCGTGAAGCTGCTGTTCCATGCGCTGGCGGCGGGCGTCGTGATGGACGCGCCCGGCCGCATCGGCGCCCTGCTGCTCGAGACCAAATCGGGACGCCGGGCCGTGCTGGGCCGCGCCTTCATCGACGCCTCCGGCGACGGCGACCTGGCGGCCTGGGCCGGCGTGCCGTACGACATGGGCGACGGCGCCGGCAACTTCCTCTACCCGTCCACCCTGTTCCGCCTCAACGACATCGACCCGCAGCGCGCCGGCAAGGCCTGGGAGACGATTCCCGGCCTGATGCTCCAGGCCGAGGCCGAAGGCCGCCATCGCTTTCCGCGCAAGACGCCGATCGTGCGGCCGCAAAAGAGCGGCATCGAGTGGCGCGTCAACCTCACGCAACTGGCCGACGAGCGCGGCAACGCGCTGGACGGCACCGATGCCGACGCACTGACCCAGGCCGAGCTGCAGGGGCGCCGGCAGATCGCGAGCGTGGCCGGCTTCCTGCGCGAGGTGCCGGGCTTCGAGCGCAGCTACATCGTGGACCTGCCGGCACAGGTCGGCATCCGCGAGACGCGCCGCATGCGCGGCCTGTACCAGCTCACCGAGGCGGACGTGCTGGGCTGCGCCAGTTTCGACGACACCATCGGCGTCAACGGCTGGCCGCTGGAGTTGCACCTGAAGGGCGACGTCGAATTCCGCTGGCCGCCGATCCCGCAAAGCCGCGGCTTCAACCACCTGCCCTACCGCATGGTCGTGCCGCAGGGCGTCGACAACCTCTGGGTGGCCGGCCGCTGCGCCTCGATGTCGCACGAGGCACAATCCGCCGCCCGAGTGACCGGCGCCTGCTTCGTCATGGGGCAGGCGGCCGGCAGCGCGGCCGACCTCGCCCTCTCGGCCGGCAGCAGCGCCGCCGCCGTCGATGTCGGCGCCCTGCAGGCCCGGCTCGAAGCGCACGGCGCTTGGCTCGGCCGCGAAGACTGA
- a CDS encoding MarR family winged helix-turn-helix transcriptional regulator, with the protein MPKSYDFEHAPGYLIRRAHQVAVAVFMEETGEHEVTPVQFAILNALMAAPGEDQVTLATKVAFDAATFGSVIGRLEARGWVWREPDPADRRRKRLWVTPEGKQAAQRMKRPVARSQRRLLGALQPQEREALLALLAKLVRGHEQVG; encoded by the coding sequence ATGCCCAAGAGCTACGACTTCGAGCATGCGCCCGGCTACCTGATCCGGCGCGCGCACCAGGTCGCCGTGGCCGTCTTCATGGAAGAGACCGGCGAGCACGAGGTCACGCCGGTGCAGTTCGCCATCCTCAATGCGCTGATGGCCGCCCCCGGCGAGGACCAGGTCACCCTGGCCACCAAGGTCGCGTTCGATGCCGCCACCTTCGGTTCGGTGATCGGCCGGCTCGAGGCCCGGGGCTGGGTCTGGCGCGAGCCCGATCCCGCCGACCGTCGCCGCAAGCGGCTGTGGGTCACGCCGGAGGGCAAGCAGGCGGCCCAGCGGATGAAGCGCCCCGTGGCCCGGTCGCAGCGGCGCCTGCTCGGGGCGCTGCAACCGCAGGAGCGCGAGGCGCTGCTCGCCTTGCTGGCCAAGCTCGTGCGCGGGCACGAACAGGTCGGCTGA
- a CDS encoding OmpA family protein, with protein sequence MHNRIRVPRHILLSVTAATALAGCADMNLPQMSPTARNTAIGAGVGAVAGGVIGRDAGSAAVGAGLGALGGYVWSTQMERKKQEMQRATAGTGVTVAQTPDNQLKLDIPSDISFDTGRADIKPNLRPVLDQFATGLSSQPNTEVRIVGHTDSTGSDAINDPLSQRRADAARSYLAERGIDPRRIVTSGRGSHEPVADNNSDAGRARNRRVEIFLGERANVAGGPAPQPAPASPGIPATQVR encoded by the coding sequence ATGCACAACCGCATCCGGGTTCCCCGCCACATCCTGCTGAGCGTCACCGCGGCCACTGCCCTGGCCGGCTGCGCCGACATGAACCTGCCGCAGATGAGTCCCACGGCCCGCAACACGGCCATCGGCGCGGGTGTCGGCGCCGTCGCTGGCGGCGTCATCGGCCGTGACGCCGGCAGCGCGGCCGTCGGTGCCGGCCTGGGTGCACTCGGCGGCTACGTCTGGTCCACCCAGATGGAGCGCAAGAAGCAGGAAATGCAGCGGGCCACCGCCGGCACCGGCGTGACCGTGGCGCAGACGCCTGACAACCAGCTCAAGCTCGACATCCCGAGCGACATTTCCTTCGACACCGGCCGCGCCGACATCAAGCCGAACCTGCGCCCGGTCCTCGACCAGTTCGCCACCGGCCTGTCGAGCCAGCCGAACACCGAGGTGCGCATCGTCGGCCATACCGACAGCACCGGCTCGGATGCCATCAACGACCCGTTGTCGCAGCGGCGTGCCGATGCCGCGCGCAGCTACCTGGCCGAACGCGGCATCGATCCGCGGCGCATCGTCACCAGTGGTCGCGGCAGCCACGAGCCGGTTGCCGACAACAACAGCGACGCCGGCCGCGCCAGGAACCGCCGGGTGGAGATCTTCCTGGGCGAGCGGGCCAATGTCGCGGGCGGACCGGCACCGCAGCCGGCACCCGCGAGCCCGGGCATTCCGGCCACCCAGGTGCGCTGA
- a CDS encoding 2Fe-2S iron-sulfur cluster-binding protein: MIKVHLVPAGGGTPVTLQGKPGQSLMQAAVAANAPGIDAECGGLLTCATCHVYVREPFAAMLPPADGDEQGMLAFTASPRQANSRLSCQIRLEPALDGLTVDLPATQN; this comes from the coding sequence ATGATCAAGGTCCACCTGGTACCCGCCGGCGGCGGCACGCCCGTCACCCTTCAAGGCAAGCCCGGCCAGAGCCTGATGCAGGCGGCCGTGGCGGCCAACGCCCCGGGCATCGACGCCGAGTGCGGCGGGCTGCTGACCTGCGCGACCTGCCACGTGTACGTGCGCGAGCCGTTCGCCGCGATGCTGCCGCCGGCCGATGGCGACGAACAGGGCATGCTGGCGTTCACCGCGTCGCCGCGCCAGGCGAACAGCCGCTTGTCCTGCCAGATCCGGCTCGAGCCGGCGCTGGACGGCCTGACGGTGGACCTGCCGGCCACGCAGAACTGA
- a CDS encoding glutamine synthetase family protein, protein MTTFAQRCGLHDAAREEATQRATRQIGTDGLELVRVAWCDLHGVTRGKTLVASAARRAFDDGVGMVSTLMLKDTSDRTAYKVFEPGGTATLPGFGFANNLVLLPEPESLRQLPWSPGSGWLRAQPWFQDGQPVELDTRRVLQRALQRLERAGLRMRCGLEIEFHIYRIEDTAAQLDPDQAAWPGLPPAVRLIHPGYNLLTENWFDLAEEPLRIVQHTAQALGLPLLSLEIELGPSQVEAVFDVTDALAAADNMVLFRNGVRQALRRAGYHATFMCRPPFPNIMSSGWHLHQSLVDAQTGRNAFVREAPAPGSLPDDAGHTLSELGENYLAGLLAHARAMAVFCTPTVNGFGRFRPNALAPQSVLWGRDNRGAMLRVVGECGDKATRIENRIGEPAANPYLYLASQIHAGLDGIEQHLEAPPATDSPYGVSGERIPTSLGDALEALQADAVMVEGFGQSFVDYFCNVKQSELQRHLQAEDNADFQRREYFSRF, encoded by the coding sequence ATGACGACGTTTGCCCAGCGCTGCGGCCTGCACGACGCCGCCCGCGAGGAAGCGACCCAGCGCGCTACCCGGCAGATCGGCACCGACGGCCTGGAGCTGGTGCGCGTCGCCTGGTGCGACCTGCACGGCGTGACGCGCGGCAAGACGCTGGTCGCCTCGGCCGCCCGCCGCGCCTTCGACGACGGCGTCGGCATGGTCAGCACGCTGATGCTCAAGGACACCTCGGACCGCACGGCCTACAAGGTGTTCGAGCCGGGCGGCACCGCCACCCTGCCCGGCTTCGGCTTCGCCAACAACCTGGTGCTGCTGCCCGAGCCGGAAAGCCTGCGCCAGCTGCCCTGGTCGCCGGGCAGCGGCTGGTTGCGTGCCCAGCCCTGGTTCCAGGACGGCCAGCCGGTCGAGCTGGACACGCGGCGCGTGCTGCAGCGCGCGCTGCAGCGGCTCGAGCGCGCCGGCCTGCGCATGCGCTGCGGGCTGGAGATCGAGTTCCACATCTACCGCATCGAGGACACCGCCGCCCAGCTCGACCCCGACCAGGCGGCCTGGCCCGGCCTGCCGCCGGCCGTGCGGTTGATCCACCCCGGCTACAACCTGCTGACCGAGAACTGGTTCGACCTGGCCGAGGAGCCGCTGCGCATCGTGCAGCACACCGCGCAGGCGCTCGGCCTGCCGCTGCTGTCGCTGGAGATCGAGCTGGGCCCGAGCCAGGTGGAAGCGGTGTTCGACGTCACCGACGCCCTCGCCGCCGCCGACAACATGGTGCTGTTCCGCAACGGCGTGCGGCAGGCGCTGCGCCGCGCCGGCTACCACGCCACCTTCATGTGCCGGCCGCCCTTTCCCAACATCATGTCCAGCGGCTGGCACCTGCACCAGTCGCTGGTCGATGCGCAGACCGGCCGCAACGCCTTCGTGCGGGAAGCGCCGGCGCCGGGCAGCCTGCCGGACGACGCGGGCCACACGCTGTCGGAGCTGGGCGAGAACTACCTGGCCGGCCTGCTGGCGCACGCGCGCGCAATGGCCGTGTTCTGCACGCCCACCGTGAACGGCTTCGGCCGCTTCCGGCCCAACGCGCTGGCGCCGCAGTCGGTGCTGTGGGGCCGCGACAACCGCGGCGCCATGCTGCGCGTGGTGGGCGAATGCGGCGACAAGGCCACCCGCATCGAGAACCGCATCGGCGAGCCGGCCGCCAATCCCTACCTGTACCTGGCCTCGCAGATCCACGCCGGGCTGGACGGCATCGAGCAGCACCTGGAGGCGCCGCCCGCCACCGACTCGCCCTACGGCGTCTCGGGCGAGCGCATCCCGACCAGCCTGGGCGATGCGCTGGAGGCCCTGCAGGCCGACGCCGTGATGGTGGAAGGGTTCGGCCAGTCCTTCGTCGACTACTTCTGCAACGTCAAGCAATCGGAACTGCAGCGCCACCTGCAGGCCGAGGACAACGCCGACTTCCAGCGCCGCGAATACTTCAGCCGCTTCTAA
- a CDS encoding Rieske 2Fe-2S domain-containing protein: protein MKAEQNELVTRIGPGTACGAVLRQYWQPVALVDEFDPALDPRMAGRPVKAVRVLGQDLVLFRDDQGRWGLLDRDCPHRNADLSFGRLEGDGLRCPFHGWKFDAAGACLETPGEPAGSKLCERVSQRSYPVVEKSGVLFGWFGEAGSEPPPFPHFDCFAAPASHTFAFKGLWNANWLQAFEVGIDPAHPSFLHRFLNDAPLDAIGDNAAGKQFRSASAGEAAGGERWPMTRIMREFCQPEISFESMPWGLRLTALRPMTDELTHVRITNAIFPHTFVIPLSETLTITQMHVPVDDTHTYWYSIFTSFAGPVDKEAMRNQRLQFVSLPDYIPKSGRHNNWGFNADEQRSQTYLGMGEEDINVHDQWAVESMGPIQDRTREHLGTTDKVIMANRRMLLKAIETVQAGGTAPGVADASLAAQMVGPDTVDGIAPAGEWPTWWQARVQAKRDGAPWIAKAPAAAETA from the coding sequence ATGAAGGCAGAGCAGAACGAACTCGTCACGCGCATCGGCCCGGGCACGGCCTGCGGGGCCGTGTTGCGCCAGTACTGGCAGCCCGTCGCGCTGGTGGACGAGTTCGACCCGGCGCTGGACCCGCGCATGGCCGGGCGGCCGGTCAAGGCCGTGCGCGTGCTGGGCCAGGACCTGGTGCTGTTCCGCGACGACCAGGGCCGCTGGGGCCTGCTGGACCGCGACTGCCCGCACCGCAACGCCGACCTGTCCTTCGGCCGGCTCGAGGGCGACGGCCTGCGCTGCCCCTTCCACGGCTGGAAGTTCGATGCCGCCGGCGCCTGCCTGGAAACGCCGGGCGAGCCGGCCGGCAGCAAGCTGTGCGAGCGGGTCAGCCAGCGCAGCTACCCGGTGGTGGAGAAAAGCGGCGTGCTGTTCGGCTGGTTCGGCGAGGCCGGCAGCGAGCCGCCGCCGTTCCCGCACTTCGATTGCTTCGCGGCGCCGGCCAGCCACACCTTCGCCTTCAAGGGGCTGTGGAACGCCAACTGGCTGCAGGCCTTCGAAGTCGGGATCGATCCGGCCCACCCGTCGTTCCTGCACCGCTTCCTGAACGACGCCCCGCTGGACGCAATCGGCGACAACGCCGCCGGCAAGCAGTTCCGCAGCGCCAGCGCCGGCGAGGCCGCCGGCGGCGAGCGCTGGCCGATGACGCGCATCATGCGCGAGTTCTGCCAGCCCGAGATCAGCTTCGAGTCCATGCCCTGGGGCCTGCGGCTGACGGCGCTGCGGCCGATGACGGACGAGCTCACGCACGTGCGCATCACCAACGCGATCTTCCCGCACACCTTCGTCATCCCGCTGTCCGAGACGCTGACGATCACCCAGATGCACGTGCCGGTGGACGACACCCACACCTACTGGTATTCCATCTTCACCAGCTTCGCCGGCCCGGTCGACAAGGAAGCAATGCGCAACCAGCGGCTGCAGTTCGTCTCGCTGCCCGACTACATCCCCAAGTCCGGCCGCCACAACAACTGGGGCTTCAACGCCGACGAACAGCGCTCGCAGACCTACCTGGGCATGGGCGAGGAAGACATCAACGTGCACGACCAGTGGGCAGTGGAGAGCATGGGCCCGATCCAGGACCGCACGCGCGAGCACCTGGGCACCACCGACAAGGTGATCATGGCCAACCGCCGCATGCTGCTCAAGGCGATCGAGACCGTGCAGGCCGGCGGCACCGCGCCGGGCGTGGCCGACGCTTCGCTGGCGGCGCAGATGGTCGGGCCGGACACCGTCGACGGCATCGCCCCCGCCGGCGAGTGGCCGACGTGGTGGCAGGCGCGCGTGCAGGCCAAGCGCGACGGCGCACCCTGGATCGCCAAGGCCCCGGCCGCCGCGGAGACCGCATGA
- a CDS encoding GntR family transcriptional regulator, whose product MNLQETVLMQLRDLILRGEFAPGQRLAEQQLAERLGASRTPVRGALVTLEQEGLVEANETGKYLVRQYTPREVADAIAVRGHLEGMAARLVAEHGVSRQLQLDLEACLADGDRLLAADPLGYENYAGYAAMNDRFHALVLEASGNRALQRAIALNNALPFAPASATLPMMSTAEQDREWMLYAHRQHHMLFDALRRGEGARAQALAVEHTEVAQMNMRLALERRSETERVLPAIRLVVGG is encoded by the coding sequence ATGAACCTGCAAGAGACCGTGCTGATGCAGCTGCGCGACCTGATCCTGCGGGGCGAGTTCGCCCCCGGCCAGCGCCTGGCCGAGCAGCAGCTGGCCGAGCGCCTGGGCGCCTCGCGCACCCCGGTGCGCGGGGCCTTGGTCACGCTGGAACAGGAAGGGCTGGTCGAGGCCAACGAGACCGGCAAGTACCTGGTGCGCCAGTACACGCCGCGCGAAGTGGCCGACGCGATCGCGGTGCGCGGCCACCTGGAAGGCATGGCGGCGCGGCTGGTGGCCGAGCATGGCGTGTCGCGCCAGCTGCAGCTGGACCTGGAAGCCTGCCTGGCCGATGGCGACCGCCTGCTCGCTGCCGATCCGCTCGGCTACGAGAACTACGCCGGCTACGCCGCGATGAACGACCGCTTCCATGCGCTGGTGCTCGAAGCCAGCGGCAACCGCGCCCTGCAGCGCGCGATCGCCCTGAACAACGCGCTGCCGTTCGCGCCTGCGTCGGCGACGCTGCCCATGATGTCCACCGCCGAGCAGGATCGCGAGTGGATGCTGTATGCGCACCGCCAGCACCACATGCTGTTCGACGCCCTGCGCCGCGGCGAGGGCGCGCGGGCACAGGCGCTGGCGGTGGAGCACACCGAGGTTGCGCAGATGAACATGCGGCTGGCGCTGGAGCGGCGCAGCGAGACCGAGCGCGTGCTGCCGGCGATCCGGCTGGTGGTGGGCGGCTGA
- the maiA gene encoding maleylacetoacetate isomerase, whose translation MKLHNYFRSSASFRVRIALALKGLPYEYLPVHLAKGEHKQPGYARVSPSLLVPTLETDGGERLGQSMAIIEYLDETHPQPPLLPADPLARARVRALAQLVACEIHPLNNLRVLKYLVHDLKVSEDAKNAWYRHWVREGLLAFERELQQLPRGTYCFGDTPTLADCCLVPQVFNGKRFGADFSGLDRTMAAFEACMQHPAFIQAQPSSCPDNEA comes from the coding sequence ATGAAGCTGCACAACTACTTCCGCTCCTCGGCCTCGTTCCGCGTGCGCATCGCGCTGGCGCTCAAGGGCCTGCCTTACGAGTACCTGCCGGTGCACCTCGCCAAGGGCGAGCACAAGCAGCCGGGCTACGCCCGGGTGTCGCCCTCGCTGCTGGTGCCGACGCTGGAAACCGACGGCGGCGAGCGGCTGGGCCAGTCGATGGCGATCATCGAATACCTGGACGAGACGCACCCGCAACCGCCGCTGCTGCCGGCCGACCCGCTGGCCCGCGCCCGGGTGCGCGCGCTGGCGCAGCTGGTCGCCTGCGAGATCCACCCGCTCAACAACCTGCGCGTGCTCAAGTACCTGGTCCACGACCTGAAGGTCAGCGAGGACGCCAAGAACGCCTGGTACCGGCACTGGGTGCGCGAAGGCCTGCTGGCGTTCGAGCGCGAACTGCAGCAGCTGCCGCGCGGCACCTACTGCTTCGGCGACACGCCCACGCTGGCCGATTGCTGCCTGGTGCCTCAGGTCTTCAACGGCAAGCGCTTCGGCGCCGACTTCTCCGGCCTGGACCGCACCATGGCGGCGTTCGAGGCCTGCATGCAGCACCCGGCCTTCATCCAGGCGCAGCCCTCGAGCTGCCCGGACAACGAGGCCTGA
- the pgeF gene encoding peptidoglycan editing factor PgeF: MIVPDWPAPPGVLSLLSLREGGVSHPPYDSLNLGDHVGDDPAAVAENRRRFAATLGARPVFLKQVHGSRAAHLDRDSVDGLEADACWTNEPGVACTIMVADCLPVLLADREGRAVAAAHCGWRGLAGEGGRGVLEALWEAFWPQLAGTPAEAAARTLAWLGPCIGPGAFEVGAEVKAAFESAAPGAATRFRAAPAGKWLADLPGLARDRLRALDITRLHGNDGSADWCTVTQASRFFSHRRDRISGRFAASIWLA, encoded by the coding sequence GTGATCGTTCCCGACTGGCCGGCGCCGCCCGGCGTGCTCAGCCTGCTGTCGCTGCGCGAGGGCGGCGTCTCGCATCCGCCCTACGACAGCCTGAACCTGGGCGACCACGTGGGCGACGACCCGGCCGCGGTGGCCGAGAACCGGCGGCGCTTCGCCGCGACGCTCGGTGCGCGGCCGGTGTTCCTGAAGCAGGTGCACGGCTCGCGGGCAGCGCACCTCGATCGCGACAGCGTCGATGGCCTGGAGGCCGACGCGTGCTGGACGAACGAGCCGGGCGTCGCCTGCACCATCATGGTGGCCGACTGCCTGCCCGTGCTGCTGGCCGACCGCGAAGGCCGCGCCGTCGCGGCGGCGCATTGCGGCTGGCGCGGGCTGGCGGGCGAGGGCGGACGCGGCGTGCTGGAGGCCTTGTGGGAAGCGTTCTGGCCCCAGCTCGCCGGCACGCCCGCCGAGGCCGCGGCCCGCACGCTGGCCTGGCTCGGCCCCTGCATCGGACCCGGCGCCTTCGAAGTGGGCGCCGAGGTCAAGGCGGCGTTCGAGTCAGCGGCGCCGGGCGCCGCCACGCGCTTTCGCGCTGCGCCTGCCGGCAAGTGGCTGGCCGACCTGCCCGGGCTGGCGCGCGACCGGCTGCGCGCGCTCGACATCACCCGCCTTCACGGCAACGACGGCAGCGCCGACTGGTGCACCGTCACGCAGGCCTCACGGTTCTTCTCGCACCGGCGCGACCGGATCAGTGGCCGCTTCGCGGCCAGCATCTGGCTGGCCTGA